From a region of the Leptospira venezuelensis genome:
- a CDS encoding CDP-alcohol phosphatidyltransferase family protein: protein MTSYTKYIPNCITILRFLTLPFLAYLIYKNDRFSFSWLFFVALLSDIADGLIARIFRFQSEFGAKLDSWADLLLFFVGIAGILTFEPVFFYEYRIWISIVLILYFGEMIYSLWKFRTISSFHTYASRVAAYCIGILFMTLFWFGTFSPIVYISFFVSCFAYAEEILILRILDELRSNVRGLYWIQKEKRKI, encoded by the coding sequence ATGACTTCTTATACCAAATACATTCCAAACTGTATTACGATTTTACGTTTTTTAACTCTTCCCTTCCTTGCTTATTTGATTTATAAGAATGATCGCTTTTCTTTCTCTTGGCTTTTTTTTGTCGCTTTATTAAGCGATATCGCAGACGGACTGATCGCGAGAATTTTTCGTTTTCAATCTGAGTTCGGAGCAAAATTGGACTCTTGGGCAGACCTTCTTCTTTTTTTCGTTGGGATTGCGGGTATATTAACTTTCGAACCAGTATTTTTTTACGAGTATAGGATTTGGATCTCAATCGTTTTAATCTTATACTTTGGCGAGATGATTTATTCCTTATGGAAGTTCCGAACCATTTCTAGCTTTCATACCTATGCGAGTAGAGTTGCCGCTTATTGTATCGGGATATTATTTATGACTCTATTTTGGTTCGGTACCTTTTCTCCCATTGTATACATTTCTTTCTTCGTGAGTTGTTTTGCTTATGCGGAAGAGATTCTCATCTTAAGAATACTGGACGAACTTCGCTCTAATGTGCGTGGATTATATTGGATACAAAAAGAAAAGAGGAAAATTTAA